A window of the Candidatus Cloacimonadota bacterium genome harbors these coding sequences:
- a CDS encoding site-specific DNA-methyltransferase, giving the protein MALEPTDLMDLKEASDWASSLLGKDVTISNISYLIQYGLVRKYGEMGSSFVSKSELDEYYHTNNRFREHRWRQQLGDDLNWALSFEQYKESETTKHVHRLHPYKGKFIPQLVEYFLDKHIDRYKREVFFEPGDIVLDPFAGSGTTLVQANELGINAVGIDVSAFNVMICGSKIKKYDFAELSFELDRITEALEWHLRDSKTIEFEDRLLEELYEFNKQYFPTPEFRRMVRTREIDVKTYSAEKEQEFLPIYNKLVDEYEIKLIAETPVSFMEKWFIQHIREEIDFVFNEIQKAETPAIRKILGIILSRTIRSCRATTHSDLATLMEPVTTTYYCRKHAKICKPLFSILKWWKRYSMDTLKRLKTFDGLRTNTRQACITGDSRNVDIAEKVSNLDADLGSMIKTQKFKGIFTSPPYVGLIDYHEQHAYAYDTFGFERHDELEIGPLYKGQGVQARESYAQGISEVLINCKRFLADDYHVFLVANDKYKLYPKIAEKAGMKIVNQYKRPVLNRTEKDKRAYSETIFHLKEAT; this is encoded by the coding sequence ATGGCACTCGAACCCACAGATTTGATGGATTTAAAAGAAGCCAGCGATTGGGCATCCAGCCTGCTTGGAAAAGATGTAACAATTTCCAATATCAGCTATCTCATCCAATATGGGCTGGTGAGAAAATATGGCGAGATGGGGTCCTCATTTGTATCCAAAAGTGAGCTTGATGAATACTATCATACAAACAATAGATTTCGTGAACACCGGTGGCGTCAGCAATTGGGGGATGACCTAAACTGGGCATTGTCTTTTGAGCAATACAAAGAATCAGAAACCACCAAACATGTGCATAGACTGCATCCCTACAAGGGGAAATTTATCCCGCAATTGGTGGAATACTTTTTGGACAAACATATTGACCGCTATAAGAGAGAAGTGTTTTTTGAGCCTGGAGACATTGTGCTTGACCCATTTGCCGGAAGTGGAACCACATTGGTTCAGGCAAACGAATTGGGAATCAATGCCGTTGGAATCGATGTGTCCGCCTTTAACGTGATGATATGCGGAAGCAAGATAAAGAAATATGATTTTGCCGAGCTGTCTTTTGAACTGGATAGGATAACCGAGGCTTTGGAGTGGCATTTACGAGATTCAAAGACAATTGAATTCGAAGACCGTCTTTTGGAAGAACTGTATGAATTTAACAAGCAGTATTTCCCCACACCCGAATTTAGGCGGATGGTTCGCACCCGGGAAATCGATGTAAAGACATATTCTGCCGAGAAAGAGCAGGAATTCTTGCCCATATACAATAAATTGGTTGATGAGTATGAGATAAAACTGATTGCTGAAACCCCCGTTTCCTTCATGGAAAAATGGTTCATTCAGCACATTCGGGAAGAGATTGATTTTGTGTTTAACGAGATTCAGAAGGCGGAAACCCCGGCGATAAGAAAGATATTGGGCATAATTCTGAGCCGCACCATTAGAAGCTGCAGAGCCACCACACACTCTGACCTGGCAACACTGATGGAACCCGTTACAACGACATATTATTGCCGAAAACATGCTAAGATTTGCAAACCGCTATTCTCGATTCTGAAGTGGTGGAAACGTTATTCCATGGACACTTTGAAAAGATTGAAAACCTTTGATGGGCTGCGCACAAATACAAGACAGGCTTGCATTACGGGCGATAGCAGGAATGTGGATATTGCGGAAAAAGTATCGAATTTGGACGCCGATTTGGGTTCGATGATTAAAACTCAAAAGTTTAAGGGGATATTCACTTCACCGCCTTATGTGGGTTTGATTGATTATCACGAACAGCACGCCTATGCGTATGACACATTTGGCTTTGAACGCCATGATGAGCTTGAGATTGGGCCTCTCTACAAAGGGCAGGGGGTTCAGGCAAGAGAAAGCTATGCGCAGGGGATAAGCGAGGTTTTGATTAATTGCAAGCGTTTTCTGGCAGATGACTATCATGTATTTTTGGTTGCCAATGATAAATACAAGCTTTATCCCAAGATTGCAGAAAAAGCCGGGATGAAAATTGTGAATCAGTATAAGCGTCCGGTGTTGAATCGCACAGAAAAAGACAAACGGGCTTACTCGGAGACAATCTTTCACCTTAAAGAAGCAACATAA